A portion of the Caenorhabditis elegans chromosome III genome contains these proteins:
- the ZK637.4 gene encoding uncharacterized protein (Partially confirmed by transcript evidence) translates to MKSNPKYFLMNDVERQSKYSPKYVPNNSLKERILEFLDYYIAPLKLYLLSYPMPDCLWDNRKLRLKASGVQVTPSSEPVHIDDRLIHISQKQPSE, encoded by the exons atGAAGTCaaatccaaaatattttctaatgaATGACGTGGAGCGGCAGAGCAAATATTCGCCGAAATAT gTTCCAAACAACAGTCTGAAAGAGCGAATTCTGGAGTTTTTGGATTATTACATTGCGCCATTGAAACT gtatcTTCTGTCTTACCCGATGCCGGATTGCCTTTGGGACAATCGAAAATTGAG attgaaggCCAGTGGTGTGCAAGTGACTCCGAGCTCCGAACCAGTTCATATCGATGATCGTCTAATTCACATTTCACAGAAACAACCGTCCgaatga